The Cytophagales bacterium DNA window TGCTTTTTACGATCAAACTTCAGCATTTTATAGCCTAGCCATTCACCATATTTGTCAGGGTAATGAAAATGCTTGAGACCTAGTTGTGATTTAATAGATTTTTCAGACATTTTATATTAAATTGTTGAGTCCACTCTAAAAAGTAAAAAATTGAAAAGAAATCGTTTCTCGCAAAGACGCAAAGTTCGCAAAGGATTGAATATCAATTAGTTAAGTATATAACTTTGCGCTCTTTGTCCCGCACTTGCGGGAAGAACCAAAAACACTTTTTAGAGTGGACTCATTGTTTAATTACCAAAGATCATTTACAATATATTCTGCAATCTGCACCGCATTGGTAGCAGCTCCTTTTCTAAGATTATCAGAAACGATCCACATATTGAGCGTTTTTTGCTGGGAATCATCCCTTCTTAAGCGTCCCACTAAAACCTTGTCATTATTTTGTGCATCGATGGGCATAGGGTAGTTAAGCTTTTCAGCATCATCTTTTAAAACAATTCCCCGTGTATTTTTCAGGATATTTCTCACTTCTTTTAGATCATAGTCATCTATAAATTCTACATTCACTGATTCTGAATGTCCCCCCAAAACCGGTATTCTCACTGTGGTAGCTGTAATTTTAATACTGTCATCACCAAGAATCTTTCTGGTTTCATTGATCATTTTTACCTCTTCTTTGGTATATCCACTTTCTTCAAAATCACCTATGTGAGGGATTACGTTCAGGTCTATCTGATAGGGATAAACCATTTCATATTTACGATTTACGATTTTGGACCCGCCTGCCATAGGCCTTTGGCGGGCAGGTTTTGGATTTCGTCCCGCCTGTCCCACCGAATAACTCGTGGGGAAGTACTCGGGATCAAGTTTCGGGTTTCGGGTTTCGGGTTTCCTTTCACCCATCAATTGGTCAACTGCCTT harbors:
- a CDS encoding aspartate-semialdehyde dehydrogenase, yielding MKFALIGATGLVGSKVIEILQERDFPVTEFIPVASERSAGREIRYKGTGYKIIGIENAITKHPDIAMFSAGSSISLEWAPKFADAGTTVIDNSSAWRMNPGHKLIVPEINAHLLTKNDTIIANPNCSTIQMVMALAPLHKKYGINRIVVSTYQSVTGSGRKAVDQLMGERKPETRNPKLDPEYFPTSYSVGQAGRNPKPARQRPMAGGSKIVNRKYEMVYPYQIDLNVIPHIGDFEESGYTKEEVKMINETRKILGDDSIKITATTVRIPVLGGHSESVNVEFIDDYDLKEVRNILKNTRGIVLKDDAEKLNYPMPIDAQNNDKVLVGRLRRDDSQQKTLNMWIVSDNLRKGAATNAVQIAEYIVNDLW